In Leptolyngbya sp. SIO1E4, one DNA window encodes the following:
- a CDS encoding cell division protein SepF, which produces MSNLFNKLKDFVGLNDPADYEYEYDEMEAGEEYQAIYQEDNTQPAAPPQPQEEPRARRRVRDRMLSNETGLNTMGSNVIGMPGAINGASEVVVMEPRSFEEMPQAIQALRERKSVVLNLTTMDPDQAQRAVDFVAGGTYAIDGHQERIGESIFLFTPNCVQVSTPTDVEEDMPMAPQTPMMDPRNVPPAPAWTAEQAVRMA; this is translated from the coding sequence GTGAGCAATTTGTTCAATAAACTAAAAGACTTTGTTGGCCTTAACGATCCGGCTGACTACGAATACGAATATGACGAGATGGAAGCGGGTGAGGAGTACCAGGCTATTTATCAGGAAGATAATACGCAGCCTGCAGCGCCTCCCCAGCCTCAAGAAGAGCCTCGGGCTCGTCGCCGTGTCCGAGATCGGATGCTATCTAATGAAACTGGACTGAACACCATGGGAAGTAACGTGATTGGTATGCCTGGAGCGATTAACGGAGCCTCTGAAGTTGTCGTGATGGAGCCTCGTTCCTTCGAGGAGATGCCCCAGGCGATTCAGGCGCTACGGGAGCGGAAGTCCGTCGTCCTGAACCTGACCACCATGGATCCTGATCAGGCTCAGCGAGCGGTCGATTTTGTTGCGGGTGGCACCTACGCCATTGATGGCCACCAAGAACGCATCGGAGAGAGCATCTTCTTGTTCACACCGAACTGCGTCCAGGTCAGCACCCCAACGGATGTTGAAGAAGACATGCCCATGGCACCTCAAACGCCAATGATGGATCCTCGCAACGTTCCCCCTGCCCCCGCTTGGACTGCGGAGCAAGCCGTCCGCATGGCTTAG
- the proC gene encoding pyrroline-5-carboxylate reductase, with amino-acid sequence MPTQLSVIGGGVMGEALISRLISIGNFSADAIAVGDPSPVRRQFLMETYGVQATADNRAILASAERVLIAVKPQVFKALVPDLTWATTQQTSLMLSIMAGVPLATLEAAAPGWPVVRAMPNTPATVGAGVTAIAAGQLATPDHLQQARHIFEAVGTVVEVPETLMDAVTGLSGSGPGYVSIVIEALADGGVAAGLPRAIALQLAIQTVRGTAELLHTTDMHPAVLKDRVTSPGGTTIAGIAQLEASGLRSALIEAVQAACDRAKTLGS; translated from the coding sequence TTGCCAACCCAGCTAAGCGTGATAGGAGGCGGGGTGATGGGTGAAGCACTCATCTCTCGCCTAATTTCTATTGGGAATTTTTCAGCTGACGCGATCGCCGTGGGAGATCCTTCACCGGTGCGTCGGCAGTTCTTAATGGAAACCTATGGGGTGCAGGCAACTGCAGATAATCGAGCGATTTTAGCAAGTGCAGAGCGTGTTCTCATTGCTGTCAAGCCTCAGGTCTTTAAAGCCTTGGTGCCTGATCTGACCTGGGCCACAACCCAACAAACCTCCCTCATGCTCTCAATTATGGCGGGAGTGCCCTTGGCGACTTTAGAAGCCGCTGCGCCGGGTTGGCCCGTTGTGAGGGCAATGCCGAATACTCCTGCCACGGTCGGTGCTGGTGTGACCGCGATCGCTGCAGGCCAACTGGCCACGCCCGATCACCTACAGCAAGCCCGCCACATCTTTGAAGCCGTGGGCACCGTCGTTGAAGTGCCAGAAACCCTCATGGATGCAGTGACCGGATTATCCGGATCTGGCCCTGGCTACGTGTCTATAGTGATAGAGGCCTTAGCGGATGGCGGAGTCGCGGCAGGATTACCTCGTGCAATCGCGTTGCAGTTAGCGATACAAACCGTTCGAGGAACTGCTGAGTTATTGCACACGACCGATATGCACCCAGCGGTGCTGAAAGATCGAGTCACCAGCCCGGGGGGCACAACGATTGCTGGCATTGCTCAGCTAGAAGCATCAGGGTTGCGCTCAGCCCTCATAGAAGCCGTACAAGCAGCGTGCGATCGCGCTAAGACTCTGGGTTCTTAA
- the plsY gene encoding glycerol-3-phosphate 1-O-acyltransferase PlsY → MAWVVGILLLIAAYLLGSLPTGYLVTRAAKGIDIREHGSGNTGATNVLRVVGKRAGLTVLVIDLLKGLSAVLLVQKILTAFYANSPDWFNTLPWWMTAAGLLAIMGHSRSIWLNWTGGKSAATGLGVLLALAWPVGLGAAGVFAAVVVLSRIVSLGSITAAISAVVMMAAMQQPFPYILLGIAGSLYVILRHRTNIQRLLSGTEPRLGSRSTS, encoded by the coding sequence ATGGCTTGGGTTGTGGGAATTTTACTTTTGATCGCAGCTTACCTATTGGGATCGTTGCCGACGGGCTACTTAGTGACCCGAGCAGCGAAAGGCATTGACATTCGCGAACATGGCTCTGGCAATACAGGCGCAACAAATGTTCTGCGGGTTGTGGGCAAAAGGGCTGGCTTGACCGTATTAGTGATTGATTTACTGAAAGGGCTGAGTGCGGTGCTCTTGGTGCAGAAAATACTCACTGCCTTTTATGCCAACTCCCCTGACTGGTTCAACACCTTGCCCTGGTGGATGACGGCGGCTGGGCTGCTCGCCATCATGGGCCACAGCCGTTCCATTTGGCTGAATTGGACTGGGGGCAAATCAGCCGCTACAGGCTTGGGCGTTCTGCTGGCGCTGGCTTGGCCGGTCGGGCTCGGGGCTGCAGGGGTGTTTGCAGCCGTCGTCGTGCTTTCACGCATTGTTTCTTTAGGGTCGATCACAGCCGCGATTTCTGCAGTGGTCATGATGGCCGCCATGCAGCAGCCGTTCCCCTACATTTTGCTGGGGATCGCCGGTAGCCTCTACGTCATCCTGAGGCATCGCACCAACATCCAGCGCCTTTTGTCAGGTACTGAACCCCGTTTAGGCAGCCGTTCTACTAGCTAA
- a CDS encoding AI-2E family transporter → MKLSDWSSLVCFVIALIILWQFRQILLLVFAAVVIAIALNSLVRRLMRIFRLPRNQAVLGAMGLVLLGLSLFLGLVLPLFIEQFEQLLQLIPEGFDQLSAWANESLENPPAWLPDVTAEVELPGFSDLIEQFATLGSQFFGNFFSFFSGSVAILLQTLLLIALTIMMLSDPLAYRRLLLRLFPSFYRQRADEILSRCEWALLCWLGGVSINSLFVAILSFVGLLLLQVPYPFANAMLAGIFNFIPNIGPALSAIFPITVALSQSFGSAIAVIILYVLIQNLESYWFSPMMMRKKVSLLPAITLVVQIFFAKFLGSVGLILALPLAVVCKTWIEEAWIIDVLEKRKGAGLLPSSEILPITDPKNLPEQENREHSDN, encoded by the coding sequence GTGAAACTCTCAGATTGGAGCAGCCTGGTTTGCTTTGTGATTGCCTTGATTATTCTGTGGCAATTTCGCCAGATACTGCTGCTGGTGTTTGCGGCCGTGGTAATTGCGATCGCCCTTAACAGTCTGGTCCGGCGGCTGATGCGGATTTTTCGTCTTCCCCGCAATCAAGCGGTCTTGGGTGCAATGGGCCTGGTGTTACTGGGACTGAGCCTTTTTTTGGGGCTTGTTTTGCCCCTGTTTATAGAGCAGTTTGAGCAGTTGCTCCAGCTCATTCCAGAAGGGTTTGATCAGCTTTCTGCATGGGCCAATGAGTCGCTCGAAAATCCACCAGCTTGGCTACCCGATGTCACCGCTGAAGTCGAGCTGCCTGGCTTTTCAGACCTTATTGAGCAGTTTGCGACTCTGGGCAGTCAATTTTTTGGCAACTTTTTTAGTTTCTTCTCAGGATCGGTTGCGATTTTGCTGCAAACGCTGCTGCTAATCGCCCTAACCATCATGATGTTGAGCGACCCGTTGGCATATCGGCGGTTGTTACTGCGATTATTTCCGTCGTTTTATCGGCAACGGGCAGACGAGATTCTTTCGCGGTGCGAGTGGGCGCTATTGTGCTGGCTTGGTGGAGTTTCAATCAACTCGCTGTTTGTGGCAATTTTGAGCTTTGTCGGGTTGTTGTTGCTACAGGTGCCTTACCCGTTTGCCAATGCCATGCTGGCAGGAATTTTTAATTTTATTCCGAATATCGGGCCAGCCTTGAGCGCGATTTTCCCCATCACTGTGGCGTTGTCTCAGTCTTTTGGCAGCGCGATCGCAGTCATTATTCTCTATGTGCTGATCCAGAATTTAGAAAGCTACTGGTTTAGCCCCATGATGATGCGCAAGAAGGTTTCCCTACTGCCTGCCATCACCTTAGTCGTCCAGATTTTTTTCGCAAAGTTTTTGGGGTCAGTCGGGCTGATTTTAGCGCTGCCTTTAGCCGTCGTTTGCAAGACTTGGATCGAGGAAGCGTGGATTATTGATGTCTTAGAAAAACGCAAGGGTGCTGGCCTGTTACCATCCTCCGAAATTTTACCCATCACAGATCCCAAAAATTTGCCTGAGCAGGAAAATCGAGAGCATTCTGATAACTAA
- the metH gene encoding methionine synthase, whose amino-acid sequence MPSAFLDRLHSPDRPVIVFDGAMGTNIQVQNLTAQDFGGPEYEGCNEYLVITHPKAVETVHRGFLEAGADVIETDTFGGTSIVLAEYDLADRAYELNKTAAALAKQVAIEYSTPEHPRFVAGSMGPGTKLPTLGHIDFETLKAAYAEQAKGLMDGGVDLLLIETCQDVLQIKAALNAILEVFDATGTRLPLMVSVTMEQQGTMLVGTEMAAALAILEPYPIDILGLNCATGPDLMKEHIKHLSEQSPFTISCIPNAGLPENVGGQAVYHLTPMELRMALMHFVEDLGVQVIGGCCGTRPDHIAQLAEIAKELQPKERTVRSGRKATAEVKIGEDGSSPSPLQDPRPALNYTPSAASIYSPQPYDQDNSFLIVGERLNASGSKKCREMLNAEDWDGLVALGRSQVKEGAHVLDVNVDYVGRDGERDMHELVSRLVTNVTPPLMLDSTEWTKMEAGLKVAGGKCILNSTNYEDGEERFFKVLELAKKYGAGVVVGTIDEDGMARTAVKKFQIAQRAYRDALEYGIPPRELFFDTLALPVSTGIEEDRVNGQETIEAIRLIRENLPDCHIMLGVSNVSFGLNPAARVTLNSIFLHEAMQVGLDGAIVSAAKILPLAKIDPAHQQICRDLIYDRRQYDGDIVTYDPLTKLTTLFEGKSLKKKEAISKDMPIEERLQQHIIDGERIGLEDALAEALKRYAPLHIINTFLLDGMKVVGELFGSGQMQLPFVLQSAQTMKAAVAYLEPFMDKADSNGSGKGTFVIATVKGDVHDIGKNLVDIILSNNGYKVINLGIKQPVENIIQAYREHGADCIAMSGLLVKSTAFMKDNLETFNQESITVPVILGGAALTPKFVQEDCQQTYKGQVVYGRDAFADLHFMDKLMPAKTGGQWDDLQGFLNEVNGKAAGSGQQAAGQDERGPARDEDMASDSGASSPPVSVVPTPPDTRRSEAVDPDISRPTPPFWGTRILNPEDIPLDEVFWHLDLQALFVGQWQFRKPKGQSREAYDVFLEETVHPILETWKANIKAEQLLHPQIVYGYFPCLAEGNALHLYDPAVIGNPDGEVNRDAPRPAPVATFTFPRQKSMRRLCIADFFLPKEIAKPGQFDVFPMQAVTVGEIATEYAQKLFQADQYTDYLYYYGLSVQTAEAMAEWCHARIRRELGFGAQEPETIREMLQQRYQGSRYSFGYPACPNIADQSVQLDLLQVERIGMHMDESEQLYPEQSTTAIVTYHPVAKYFSA is encoded by the coding sequence ATGCCTAGCGCCTTTCTTGACCGTCTCCACAGTCCAGATCGCCCCGTCATCGTCTTTGATGGCGCCATGGGCACTAATATACAAGTCCAAAATCTGACAGCTCAAGATTTTGGTGGCCCAGAGTACGAAGGCTGCAACGAATACCTGGTCATCACCCACCCGAAAGCAGTGGAGACGGTCCATCGCGGTTTTTTAGAGGCCGGGGCCGATGTGATTGAAACAGATACTTTTGGTGGCACCTCCATCGTGTTAGCCGAATACGATCTCGCGGATCGCGCCTATGAACTGAATAAGACGGCTGCCGCACTGGCAAAACAGGTCGCGATTGAATATTCCACCCCTGAACACCCTAGATTTGTTGCTGGATCGATGGGGCCAGGCACCAAACTCCCGACCCTGGGCCACATCGACTTCGAAACCCTGAAGGCAGCCTATGCCGAACAGGCCAAAGGGCTGATGGATGGGGGGGTAGATCTGCTGCTGATAGAAACCTGTCAAGATGTGCTGCAAATCAAAGCGGCTCTCAACGCCATTCTGGAGGTATTTGACGCAACTGGAACCCGCTTGCCTCTGATGGTCTCGGTCACCATGGAACAGCAGGGCACCATGCTGGTAGGCACTGAAATGGCTGCCGCTCTGGCCATTCTGGAACCGTATCCCATCGATATTTTGGGGCTTAACTGTGCGACTGGCCCTGACTTGATGAAAGAGCACATCAAGCACCTGTCGGAACAGTCACCCTTCACCATCTCGTGCATTCCCAATGCCGGGCTGCCTGAAAACGTCGGCGGGCAGGCGGTGTATCACCTGACCCCGATGGAGCTGCGCATGGCCCTGATGCACTTCGTTGAAGATTTGGGCGTTCAAGTCATTGGTGGTTGCTGCGGCACGCGACCAGATCACATTGCTCAACTGGCTGAAATTGCGAAGGAACTGCAGCCGAAAGAACGGACAGTCCGCTCAGGGAGAAAGGCGACAGCGGAAGTCAAGATCGGGGAAGATGGCAGCTCTCCATCGCCTTTACAGGATCCTCGTCCTGCTCTCAATTACACGCCCTCAGCTGCTTCCATCTACAGCCCTCAACCTTACGACCAAGACAATTCGTTTCTCATTGTCGGAGAACGGCTGAATGCCAGCGGTTCTAAGAAATGTCGGGAGATGCTGAACGCTGAAGACTGGGATGGCTTGGTGGCGCTGGGGCGATCGCAAGTTAAAGAAGGGGCCCACGTTCTGGACGTCAACGTTGACTATGTTGGGCGCGACGGTGAGCGCGACATGCATGAGTTAGTGTCTCGCCTGGTCACCAACGTCACCCCACCGCTCATGCTGGACTCCACCGAGTGGACCAAGATGGAAGCGGGGCTCAAGGTAGCCGGGGGCAAATGCATCCTCAACTCCACCAACTACGAAGATGGTGAGGAGCGCTTCTTCAAAGTGCTAGAGCTGGCGAAAAAATATGGGGCTGGGGTCGTCGTCGGCACCATTGATGAAGATGGCATGGCGCGCACCGCTGTGAAGAAGTTCCAGATTGCCCAGCGCGCTTATCGCGATGCTCTGGAATATGGTATTCCTCCCCGCGAGCTATTTTTTGACACCCTCGCTTTGCCCGTGTCAACCGGTATTGAAGAAGATCGGGTTAACGGTCAAGAAACCATCGAAGCGATTCGGCTGATTCGGGAAAATTTGCCCGATTGTCACATCATGCTGGGCGTCTCGAATGTCTCCTTCGGGCTGAATCCGGCTGCCCGAGTGACGCTGAATTCTATCTTCCTGCACGAAGCGATGCAGGTCGGGCTCGACGGGGCGATCGTCAGCGCCGCCAAAATTCTGCCTCTGGCCAAAATTGACCCAGCGCATCAGCAAATCTGCCGCGACCTGATCTATGACCGCCGCCAATACGACGGCGACATTGTGACTTATGACCCCCTCACCAAGCTCACAACCCTCTTCGAAGGTAAAAGCCTGAAGAAAAAAGAGGCCATCTCTAAAGATATGCCCATTGAGGAGCGGCTGCAGCAGCACATTATTGATGGTGAGCGCATCGGCCTAGAAGATGCTTTAGCAGAGGCCCTTAAGCGCTATGCCCCCCTCCACATTATCAATACCTTCCTCCTGGATGGCATGAAAGTTGTAGGAGAACTGTTTGGGTCTGGGCAAATGCAGCTGCCGTTTGTCCTTCAGTCAGCGCAAACGATGAAGGCTGCTGTGGCTTATCTAGAGCCTTTTATGGATAAAGCCGACAGCAACGGCTCTGGCAAGGGCACCTTTGTTATCGCGACGGTTAAAGGGGATGTTCACGACATTGGCAAAAACCTGGTGGACATCATCCTCTCCAATAACGGGTACAAGGTTATTAACCTGGGGATTAAACAGCCTGTGGAAAACATCATCCAGGCTTACCGAGAGCATGGTGCCGACTGCATTGCCATGAGTGGTTTGCTGGTGAAGTCCACTGCTTTCATGAAAGACAACCTGGAAACCTTTAACCAGGAAAGCATTACCGTCCCAGTCATTCTCGGCGGGGCCGCGTTGACCCCCAAGTTTGTGCAAGAAGACTGTCAACAAACCTATAAAGGCCAAGTGGTGTATGGCAGAGACGCGTTTGCTGACCTGCATTTCATGGACAAACTTATGCCCGCCAAGACCGGTGGCCAATGGGACGATCTGCAAGGTTTTTTGAATGAGGTTAATGGGAAGGCAGCAGGCAGCGGGCAGCAGGCAGCAGGTCAGGATGAGCGGGGGCCAGCGAGGGATGAAGACATGGCGTCCGACAGCGGGGCCTCATCTCCCCCGGTTTCTGTCGTCCCCACTCCGCCCGACACTCGCCGCTCTGAAGCCGTAGATCCTGACATTTCGCGCCCCACCCCGCCGTTCTGGGGCACTCGCATTCTCAATCCAGAAGATATTCCGCTGGATGAGGTGTTCTGGCACCTGGATCTGCAGGCATTATTTGTGGGGCAGTGGCAGTTCCGCAAGCCCAAAGGCCAATCGCGGGAAGCTTACGATGTGTTTCTTGAAGAAACCGTGCATCCGATTCTAGAAACGTGGAAAGCCAACATTAAAGCAGAGCAGCTGCTACACCCGCAGATTGTGTATGGCTACTTTCCCTGTTTAGCTGAAGGCAACGCTTTACATCTCTATGATCCAGCGGTTATAGGTAATCCTGATGGTGAGGTGAATCGTGATGCACCGCGGCCCGCCCCTGTGGCAACCTTTACCTTCCCGCGTCAGAAATCTATGCGTCGCCTATGCATTGCTGATTTCTTTTTGCCTAAGGAAATAGCAAAACCGGGTCAGTTTGATGTGTTCCCGATGCAGGCTGTAACGGTCGGTGAAATTGCGACAGAATACGCTCAAAAACTCTTTCAAGCTGACCAATATACTGACTATCTCTACTACTACGGGCTGTCGGTGCAGACGGCAGAGGCAATGGCGGAATGGTGCCATGCTCGCATTCGTCGAGAATTGGGTTTTGGGGCGCAAGAACCAGAGACCATTCGAGAAATGCTACAACAGCGCTATCAGGGATCTCGCTATAGTTTTGGCTATCCTGCCTGTCCTAACATTGCGGATCAGTCGGTGCAGTTAGACTTGCTCCAGGTAGAGCGCATTGGCATGCATATGGATGAAAGCGAACAGCTTTACCCTGAGCAATCGACTACTGCGATCGTGACGTATCACCCAGTCGCCAAGTATTTCAGTGCTTAG
- a CDS encoding FAD-dependent oxidoreductase, whose translation MARLTALPKLTPPREGALLKTPVLVVGGSTAAYSATLTLLKLGHSVVWVQPYKVIGGQYTTQAVAAAAAADLAESREKYVISRWQRAFRQRRRSLQPVAGKTMTNPGGAWGSSLATTPVVAATALQIAIAPYLDTQQLQLIANSTPDAVLKQEIPGQRRQVVGVQFRDRLSGHPFTVMAPIIIEATDLGDLLALGDLESRIGQESVSETGEAALPETAYPQCQQPFTWGAVVALTAPGQGDVIAAPSGTDLDSWLKTEEFTADVWTHGPHDRWKRWDFLSPLGLFRYGRIVRSHPVERRVQPGDVAVIAWGTAQSPDNQARYGNDYRFGTLVGVPISDREQHLQQARDRTRAYLQFLQTQATPDLKLRADLALSDDGFAIAPYIREARRGVALKTIRHEEVAAQFFDTPRATCFPDAVGIGEAACIDLRQNQESGHIQLKGQAAQVRPFSLPARALVPIATDGLILSSKSIGTTHITNAVYRLPTVEWAIGEASGFLAAFAIARGQQPRDIVHNIALLRQLQGHMTRQGIPIFRFDDVAHDDPDFEPIQMMAVMNVLGSHPQDSLRFCPEASPHRALVATTLVTLLDLVTMTPVVPTFQDVLPGKHSAYAAIETLYSSGIADGISGDRFAPHRSIRRSTFATWIRRAVPDRYARAFRDTPTHGGVLRRRELARVLYAIATDFSHASAGKRM comes from the coding sequence GTGGCACGATTGACAGCCTTGCCTAAGCTGACGCCCCCTCGGGAGGGTGCGTTACTGAAAACGCCCGTGTTGGTCGTGGGGGGCTCTACCGCTGCGTACTCTGCTACGCTGACGCTTCTAAAGTTAGGCCACTCAGTCGTTTGGGTGCAGCCCTATAAGGTCATCGGTGGGCAGTACACCACGCAAGCAGTGGCTGCGGCTGCAGCTGCTGATCTTGCCGAGTCGAGAGAAAAATATGTGATCTCCCGCTGGCAGCGGGCGTTTCGACAGCGACGGCGATCGCTCCAGCCGGTTGCGGGCAAAACGATGACCAATCCAGGCGGGGCCTGGGGCAGCTCACTGGCCACCACGCCAGTGGTAGCCGCAACTGCCCTGCAGATCGCGATCGCGCCATATCTAGACACTCAACAGCTTCAGTTAATTGCAAACAGCACCCCTGACGCTGTCTTGAAGCAAGAAATCCCCGGGCAGCGACGACAGGTCGTCGGGGTTCAGTTTCGAGATCGCCTCTCTGGGCACCCCTTTACCGTGATGGCCCCAATCATTATTGAAGCAACCGATTTGGGGGATTTGCTGGCATTAGGTGACCTTGAATCGCGTATCGGACAGGAATCCGTCTCTGAAACGGGGGAAGCAGCCTTACCGGAAACGGCCTATCCGCAGTGTCAGCAACCGTTTACGTGGGGCGCAGTGGTGGCGTTAACGGCACCTGGTCAGGGGGACGTGATCGCAGCCCCGTCAGGCACGGACCTCGATTCATGGCTCAAGACCGAGGAGTTTACCGCTGATGTGTGGACCCACGGGCCGCATGACCGCTGGAAACGCTGGGATTTCTTGAGCCCTTTGGGGCTGTTCCGTTACGGTCGCATCGTGCGATCGCACCCCGTGGAGCGCCGAGTCCAGCCTGGTGACGTCGCCGTGATTGCCTGGGGCACTGCCCAGTCCCCCGATAATCAGGCTCGCTATGGCAATGACTATCGGTTTGGGACGTTGGTCGGGGTTCCAATCTCGGACAGGGAACAGCACTTACAGCAAGCTCGCGATCGCACCCGTGCCTATCTACAGTTTTTGCAAACCCAGGCAACGCCGGATTTAAAGTTAAGGGCCGACCTGGCCTTAAGTGACGATGGCTTCGCGATCGCCCCTTACATTCGAGAAGCCCGGCGGGGGGTTGCCCTCAAAACCATCCGCCATGAAGAGGTCGCCGCACAATTTTTCGATACGCCCCGCGCCACCTGCTTTCCGGATGCTGTGGGCATCGGGGAAGCTGCCTGCATTGATCTACGACAAAATCAGGAAAGCGGGCACATCCAGCTCAAGGGGCAAGCGGCCCAGGTGCGACCATTCTCATTACCGGCAAGAGCGCTGGTGCCTATCGCCACCGATGGCCTGATTTTGTCTTCGAAAAGTATTGGCACCACTCATATCACCAATGCGGTGTATCGTTTGCCAACGGTTGAGTGGGCAATTGGGGAGGCCAGTGGCTTTTTAGCCGCGTTTGCGATCGCTCGGGGGCAACAGCCCCGTGACATTGTGCACAACATCGCCTTGCTACGCCAATTACAAGGGCACATGACCCGGCAGGGCATTCCCATTTTTAGGTTTGATGATGTCGCCCATGACGATCCTGACTTTGAACCCATTCAGATGATGGCGGTCATGAATGTCCTCGGCAGCCACCCCCAAGATAGCCTTCGCTTTTGCCCCGAGGCCAGCCCCCATCGCGCGCTCGTTGCCACGACCCTGGTCACGCTGCTCGACCTGGTGACCATGACCCCCGTCGTACCAACCTTCCAAGATGTATTGCCCGGCAAACACAGTGCCTACGCCGCGATCGAGACCCTTTACAGTAGCGGTATTGCCGATGGGATTAGCGGCGATCGCTTTGCCCCTCACCGATCTATCCGGCGATCGACATTTGCAACCTGGATCAGAAGGGCCGTTCCCGATAGGTATGCCCGGGCTTTTAGGGACACCCCCACCCATGGAGGCGTGCTGCGACGACGGGAACTGGCGCGGGTGCTATATGCAATTGCAACAGACTTTTCCCACGCTTCTGCGGGGAAGCGCATGTAA